In Uranotaenia lowii strain MFRU-FL chromosome 2, ASM2978415v1, whole genome shotgun sequence, one genomic interval encodes:
- the LOC129748221 gene encoding uncharacterized protein LOC129748221, translating into MSRTKKYSSEYKAKKLRLHNKQKYIKKLASVINEQKRKSDVSFSNQPNATILEEIQTNQNCYSEENRQREILNHAEAIDDYAYPIVNEDNSYEEQEQQKIQFRYQRKRRDIEISSIIREKNAKRIREIRADMSYYENEKKINRFRMRKIRNENMEYYAREKNNILCKLAEKRLRHVNVQAVPNPSNLLNIRLQRSNETYHVNENARNRLSRREQRMNEFIAHRDKYYNLLIRSNDIQSKSIREFIENRKQMPSYVCASCEGSFFFKSVQKISKQIIDKILKNENVQNTCDSQTLNYYFQNSCNFLCKTCIKYVKEGKIPKLASSWGLKLPPVPECITRLNDIEERIVSPYVAFQKVVLMSKRACNPQLGMKGSAIHVPSSVPLMVSSLPRQLNNLDVIPIPVEFKRHMGHSSTYISGLVRVSYVSEALDYLKNTELYKRHDIQVSSYGMRTLTEEINQNNVINLVDGENQVASSDEGNIRNNQPFSGFEQEVNSNLQLDDLEVDDEFYEHLVDDDDECLLFDFNQQTAQHATIVMAPGQNHWPVSVHIQPDVECFCFPKIFAGKKRQILNKNITRSDLIKWEVRCHTVKISAFRILYLAKIKLESEVLSSTTLTLKKKSNAKGVTVEEALNPQFIAELRQHNDGLNFLKHIRCSPSFWSAKKKNLFAMLRQCGKPMFFLTVSAVENKWPELIQGLVLKTTGKQISLLQALNLPEQQKHDLIKENPVYSALYYDFKITELMKLMKQSSGPFQPYKISDFYRRREFQMRGSPHDHMLLFIEDAPCLDLNNEDSIKAFEKFADTFITCQYDADNPLCKYLRHKHTDTCSKGRSNKNTCRFNFPKFVLAETKILIPLPKNEVSAAVKKNLQRIKETMEVLYSSKERSNLSFEEILDSLDLTKDDYITALRASISKVTIFYKRRSCEVDINSYNPIILNLMESNTDLQLILDEYGVAAYIVDYIAKSESGLSKQLKELQNELDKRNTTYLEKLRTIANKFINSNLMSVSEAIYHCLSIPLSHFSRTHIYISTCKSEDRVVFLKSEKQLRSMCKDSTDIAGKDIITYYAERVDLQNICLAEYAAFYFKTKGKRRSDKNRSEISDEEEDIEETEVDRENPNHKRRKIARILRYNRYKIEQDPDNYYREQLLLFYPWRNEINEIETVNWLEVYNNNLGVITRNRSKFQILSDDVIDKAIEAANDNRAELENEEISEFEQNQLSKDHEIDILVQGGIDRPKTFTPFVYSAPPKVNKRDLLENLRKLNNRQREIVIHIYKCFKLKKLPFKIFISGSAGVGKSLVISTIYQLITYFLEYCVETSVWQSSDSVKVLLSAFSGKAAFLIGGNTLHSAFALPLTETRNIPDLPMDVANNLRQQLLHCKLIVIDEISMVGSTIFSRIDTRLRQITGVDESFGGLSVITVGDFRQLPPVKDRFIFNPPRDCLVTLDLSPLWADFEFYELTEVMRQKDDLDFVNALNNFAQGTMNAADINIFKSREVAENEVPSDAIRLYYTNLDVDRYNAIKIAESNETEILSLAEDKLTGNLKEEQILKKLDIWKAKTTRDCGGYPYSIQFKKGIKYMVTANLDVSDGIVNGATGVLEFVFCNPQSSKPIIVYLNFDSKKVGRKARLKFHEFTENLNLNKNWTPIERQRYSLTNHFQRDYQITRNQFPLVPCEALTIHKSQGQTYSKVCVDLRKKGNSTRQLIYVALSRVSKLSGLYILGNFPGNMADNPTIRACLKETERLKTYRQLTLSFNNLTTHTGLVIAYQNSRSLRENLKYINADAWYSRCDIIVFSETGILTNDEVNIPNFNIVYRSDRQTLPLFVKSGIAKGIICYAKIGLIISVESHKTVFKANNLNKYVGHTDLVILKYRHLSLLTGYKSPKINYNEFISVFNSIHNGNNDPTILIGDFNFNLNSTCDETKKFVKYLNRMNLFDKLVCNEPTTDLGSRLDIVFSNIRNISTGVYESYFSDHKPVFAIIRETVLELDSAEFLESEYYDNSLSNFVNDNIHNELFNDPPEELFNDANILIENSRTQILENEEWSNAELFRNLNEALSDILVTSIDFNVDTEYRILSLLENYSESLDLACTHLKVCPIQIFDNFRDIDRRANEQYCHDEFVEIEIPRDGNCQFHSISYSLIGNTNLSNVLRTLAFRSVLQNKSYFEGRENLLESGSFFKLLCISCEDSAWGNADTLYALSIILQRSIFVVIKGTPINCLEIRPAVASFTPIVLIYGSSHYNVLLPIELNSKYEFPNISVIDVRETELFS; encoded by the coding sequence ATGTCTCGCACCAAAAAATATTCATCGGAATACAAAGCAAAAAAACTTCGTTTACACAATAAGCAAAAGTACATTAAAAAACTTGCTTCCGTTATAAATgagcaaaaaagaaaatcagatgtCAGTTTTTCTAATCAACCAAACGCAACAATTTTGGAAGAAatacaaacaaatcaaaattgttacagTGAAGAAAATCGACAAagagaaattttgaatcatgCAGAAGCAATTGATGATTATGCTTATCCTATTGTAAACGAAGATAACTCATATGAAGAgcaagaacaacaaaaaatacagTTTCGATATCAGAGGAAAAGAAGAGatattgaaatttcttcaatcattcgagaaaaaaatgctaaaaggaTTCGAGAAATAAGAGCAGATATGAGCTattacgaaaatgaaaaaaaaataaacagatttcgTATGCGTAAGATAAGAAATGAAAACATGGAATACTATGCAAGAGAGAAGAAtaatattttatgcaaattagCAGAAAAACGTTTAAGACACGTAAACGTCCAAGCTGTGCCGAAtccttcaaatttgttgaatataCGTTTACAGAGAAGCAATGAAACGTATCATGTTAATGAAAATGCACGCAACAGATTATCACGACGGGAGCAAAGAATGAATGAATTCATAGCTCATCGAGACAAATACTACAACCTTCTAATTCGTTCGAATGAtattcaatcgaaatcaataaGGGAATTCATTGAGAATAGAAAGCAGATGCCCAGTTATGTATGCGCAAGCTGCGAgggttcatttttctttaagagtgttcaaaaaatttctaaacagataattgataaaattctgaaaaacgaaaacgttCAGAATACTTGCGATTCACAAaccttgaattattattttcaaaattcttgtaattttctGTGTAAAACTTGCATTAAATATGTAAAAGAAGGTAAAATTCCCAAGCTTGCTTCAAGTTGGGGCTTAAAATTACCGCCGGTTCCCGAATGCATTACAAGACTTAATGATATTGAAGAAAGAATAGTTTCTCCTTATGTTGCTTTCCAAAAGGTTGTTCTCATGTCAAAACGTGCTTGTAATCCACAGCTTGGAATGAAAGGGAGTGCAATTCATGTGCCTAGTAGTGTGCCCCTAATGGTTTCGTCTTTGCCAAGACAACTAAATAATCTTGATGTTATACCTATACCGGTGGAATTCAAACGACATATGGGTCACTCTTCCACATATATAAGTGGATTGGTCCGTGTGTCATATGTATCAGAAGCTCTTGATTACTTGAAAAATACTGAATTATACAAAAGACATGATATACAAGTTTCTTCTTATGGAATGAGAACTCTCACGGAAGAAATCAATCAGAACAATGTCATAAATTTAGTTGACGGTGAAAATCAAGTTGCTTCAAGTGACGAAGGTAATATTAGGAATAATCAACCCTTTTCTGGCTTTGAACAAGAGGTGAATTCGAATTTACAATTAGACGATTTAGAGGTTGACGATGAATTTTATGAACACTTGGTGGATGATGACGATGAATGTTTACTTTTCGACTTCAATCAACAAACTGCACAACATGCCACTATTGTTATGGCCCCAGGACAAAATCACTGGCCTGTTTCGGTTCACATTCAACCAGATgttgaatgtttttgttttccaaaaattttcgctggaaaaaaaaggcaaatacttaacaaaaatattacaagatCTGATTTAATTAAATGGGAAGTACGTTGTCACACAGTAAAAATTTCTGCAttcagaattttatatttggccAAAATCAAATTGGAATCAGAAGTTCTTAGTTCAACTACACTTAcattaaaaaagaaatctaaTGCTAAAGGTGTTACAGTTGAGGAAGCACTAAATCCCCAGTTTATTGCAGAGCTTAGGCAGCATAATGAtgggttgaattttttaaagcacATCAGGTGTTCTCCAAGTTTTTGGAGCGCCAAGAAAAAGAATCTTTTTGCAATGTTGCGGCAGTGCGGAAAACCAATGTTTTTCTTAACCGTGTctgcagttgaaaataaatggcCTGAATTGATACAAGGTTTGGTATTAAAGACTACAGGGAAACAAATTTCGTTATTGCAAGCTCTTAACCTTCCGGAACAACAAAAACACGATCTTATCAAAGAAAATCCTGTATACTCAGCATTGtactatgattttaaaattactgagCTAATGAAACTAATGAAACAAAGCTCAGGCCCATTCCAACCGTATAAAATATCAGATTTTTATCGAAGGCGCGAATTTCAAATGAGGGGATCTCCCCATGACCATATGTTACTGTTTATTGAAGATGCACCTTGTCTAGATTTAAATAATGAAGATAGtataaaagcttttgaaaagttTGCAGACACATTTATCACATGTCAGTATGATGCTGATAATCCACTTTGTAAATATTTGCGTCACAAGCATACTGATACATGTTCAAAAGGACGAAGTAATAAAAACacttgtagatttaattttccaaagtttGTTCTAGCAGAAACTAAAATTCTTATACCATTGCCCAAGAACGAAGTTTCTGCAGCGGTTAAGAAAAATCTACAGAGAATAAAAGAAACGATGGAAGTTCTATATTCAAGTAAAGAAAGATCAAATcttagttttgaagaaattttagatAGCTTAGATTTGACAAAAGATGATTACATCACCGCTTTAAGAGCTTCTATAAGTAAAGTTACAATATTTTACAAACGCAGGAGTTGTGAAGTTGATATCAATTCTTATAATCcaataatattgaatttaatgGAGTCAAATACAGATTTGCAGCTTATTCTAGATGAATACGGCGTTGCAGCATACATTGTTGATTACATAGCTAAGTCTGAATCGGGACTCTCGAAGCAATTGAAAGAACTGCAAAATGAATTAGATAAAAGAAATACTACTTatcttgaaaagttaagaaCAATTGCtaacaaatttatcaattcgAATCTAATGAGTGTCAGCGAAGCTATTTATCACTGTTTAAGTATTCCTTTGTCCCATTTCAGTCGAACTCATATATATATCAGCACCTGTAAATCTGAAGATAgagtagtttttcttaaatcagaaaaacaatTAAGATCAATGTGCAAAGATAGTACTGATATCGCTGGTAAAGATATCATAACATATTATGCGGAACGGGTAGATTTACAGAACATTTGTTTAGCTGAGTACgctgcattttattttaaaactaaaggAAAAAGACGTTCTGATAAAAACAGGTCAGAGATTTCTGATGAAGAAGAGGACATTGAAGAAACAGAAGTAGATAGAGAAAATCCTAACCATAAGAGAAGAAAAATAGCTCGAATTCTGAGATATAATCGATACAAAATCGAACAAGATCCCGACAATTATTATCGAGAGCAACTACTTCTATTCTATCCTTGGAGAaatgaaatcaatgaaattgaaacagTGAACTGGTTGGAAGTGTATAATAATAACCTAGGTGTTATTACTAGAAATcgttctaaatttcaaatactGTCAGATGATGTAATAGACAAAGCAATAGAAGCCGCAAATGATAATAGAGCAGAATTAGAAAACGAAGAAATTTccgaatttgaacaaaatcagTTGTCTAAAGATCATGAAATTGATATTCTTGTACAAGGAGGTATTGATAGACCGAAAACTTTTACTCCATTTGTGTATTCTGCTCCTCCGAAAGTAAACAAACGTGATCTTCTTGAAAATCTAAGAAAGCTGAATAACAGACAAAGAGAAATTGTAATTCATATTtacaaatgttttaaactgaaaaagttaccttttaaaattttcatttccggCTCAGCAGGTGTGGGAAAAAGTTTAGTTATATCAACAATATATCAATTGATTACATATTTTCTGGAGTACTGTGTTGAAACCTCAGTTTGGCAATCATCAGATTCTGTCAAAGTGTTATTGAGCGCGTTTTCTGGCAAAGCTGCCTTTTTAATTGGAGGGAATACTTTGCACTCAGCCTTTGCCTTACCTTTGACTGAAACTAGAAACATTCCAGATTTACCTATGGACGTCGCAAATAATTTACGTCAACAGTTGTTACATTGTAAATTGATCGTTATAGATGAAATATCAATGGTTGGAAGTACCATTTTCAGTCGTATAGATACAAGATTGCGCCAAATTACAGGAGTTGATGAAAGTTTTGGTGGTTTATCTGTAATAACCGTAGGAGATTTCCGACAACTTCCGCCGGTCAAAGATAGATTCATTTTTAACCCTCCCAGAGATTGTTTGGTGACGTTGGATCTTTCCCCTTTATGGgcggattttgaattttatgaattaactGAGGTCATGAGGCAGAAAGACGACTTAGACTTTGTTAATGCGTTAAACAATTTTGCCCAGGGAACTATGAATGCTGCagacatcaacatttttaaaagtagaGAAGTCGCTGAAAATGAAGTACCTAGTGACGCTATAAGGTTGTACTATACGAATTTGGATGTTGACAGATATAATGCCATAAAAATAGCAGAGTCTAatgaaacagaaattttaagtttggctGAAGATAAATTGACAGGCAATTTGAAagaagaacaaattttaaagaaacttgaTATTTGGAAGGCTAAAACTACCAGAGATTGTGGAGGGTATCCATATTCTATACAATTCAAAAAAGGTATCAAGTACATGGTAACTGCAAATCTAGATGTATCGGATGGTATCGTAAACGGTGCAACTGGagttttggaatttgttttttgtaatcCACAGTCAAGTAAACCTATCATAGTGTATCTTAATTTTGACAGTAAGAAAGTTGGCAGAAAAGCTCGActtaaatttcatgaatttacagaaaatttgaatcttaacaAAAACTGGACGCCTATTGAAAGACAAAGATATAGTTTGACTAATCATTTTCAACGTGACTATCAAATTACTCGAAATCAATTCCCATTAGTTCCCTGTGAAGCGCTTACAATTCATAAAAGTCAGGGACAAACATATTCAAAAGTATGCGTTGATTTACGCAAGAAAGGGAACTCGACACGTCAGTTGATTTATGTTGCCTTGAGTCGTGTTTCGAAACTATCTGGCCTTTATATATTAGGAAATTTTCCGGGAAATATGGCCGACAATCCTACTATCAGAGCTTGTTTGAAAGAAACGGAAAGATTGAAGACGTATAGACAATTAACTTtatcttttaataatttaacaactCACACAGGATTGGTAATTGCTTATCAGAATTCTAGatctttaagagaaaatttgaagtatATCAACGCAGATGCATGGTATTCGAGATGTGACATAATTGTATTTTCTGAAACGGGTATCCTGACAAACGATGAAGTAAATATACccaattttaatattgtttacCGATCAGATAGACAAACACTTCCATTGTTTGTTAAGAGTGGCATTGCAAAAGGTATAATATGCTATGCGAAAattggtttaataatttcagtAGAAAGTCATAAGACGGTTTTTAAAGCCAATAACCTCAATAAATATGTTGGCCACACCGACTTAGTGATTCTAAAATATAGACATCTTTCGCTTCTTACAGGCTATAAATCAcctaaaattaattataatgaatttatatctgtattcaattcaattcacaaCGGTAATAATGACCCAACCATATTGATAggagatttcaatttcaatctcaACAGTACATgtgacgaaacaaaaaaatttgttaaataccTGAATAGAATGAATCTTTTTGATAAGTTAGTTTGTAACGAGCCTACAACAGATCTTGGTTCAAGATTAGATATTGTGTTTTCGAacataagaaatatttcaactgGTGTATATGAGTCTTATTTTTCTGACCACAAACCAGTCTTTGCAATAATTCGTGAAACAGTATTGGAATTGGATTCTGCTGAATTTCTAGAAAGCGAGTATTATgataattctttatcaaattttgtcaatgacaACATCCACAATGAACTTTTCAATGACCCTCCAGAAGAACTTTTTAATGATGctaatattttgattgaaaattcaagaaCACAGATACTTGAAAACGAAGAATGGTCCAACGCTgaactttttagaaatttgaatgaaGCGTTATCAGATATTTTGGTTACTTCAATTGATTTTAATGTAGATACAGAATACCGCATTTTGTCATTGCTAGAAAATTATTCTGAATCACTTGATCTTGCTTGTACGCATTTGAAAGTTTGCccaattcagatttttgataattttcgagATATCGACAGGAGGGCGAATGAACAGTATTGTCATgatgaatttgttgaaattgaaattccgaGAGATGGAAATTGTCAGTTTCATTCGATTTCATATTCTTTGATTGGGAATACTAATTTGTCAAATGTTCTTCGAACGTTGGCATTCAGAAGCGTTTTACAAAATAAGTCCTATTTTGAAGGCAgagaaaatttacttgaatcaggatcattttttaaacttctttgtATTTCATGTGAAGACAGTGCCTGGGGTAATGCGGACACTTTATATGCATTGAGTATTATTTTACAGCGAAGTATTTTTGTCGTTATCAAAGGAACCCCAATTAATTGTTTGGAAATTAGACCAGCAGTAGCATCATTCACtccgattgttttgatttacgGATCATCCCATTATAATGTACTTCTTCCAATAGAACTTAATTCTAAATATGAGTTTCCGAATATAAGTGTAATTGATGTAAGAGAAACGGAactgttttcttaa